The genome window AAAGCTGAAGTTTTTTAAGCAAAGCTCTCTCAAACATGCCCTAAATCTCATAATTCAACGTAAGACAACATGTAACATATTGCGCTATTTAACGGACCGAACTAATATAAATCACTGTTTTTGGAATTATCGTCCAGTTTAGGGTAAAGCTCGATTGCCGGACAGCGACAAAAATCAAATTTCCCGCCTTCCATTCGGAAAGACGGATTTTGGCTTCCCaacgccgcccgcccgcccgccactccgaattttttgcattttagtccttcatcggaaaaaaattcacgtttagaccctaaaaaattttaatgtcatttttggatcctttactcggcgccgtagcctgtggcgccgaggtaacacagctcggcgccataggctatggcgccgaggtacgtgctgcgttggcacaaacggacgtcgtggcgtcgacgtggtaccgagctcggcgccatagatcttggcgccgagctccatTCTGTATagaaaacttgtctagctcggttgataaaatataaggctcttaaccttgtggtcgtgggttcgaCCCTCACAGTGGGCGTTTTAatattttttgtctttgtcaTTTATTTCTTTTTTTTGTTGTTCATATTTTTGGTTTATGTCGCTAATTTGTCCGTCctgatttatttctcatccagttttatttttgtgactgatttgtttattcgtcTAGATTTTTTTTATCTGGCGAGCACAACAGTTGTATATGCAGTAAATTCTAAAATATATCATCCATGAGACAAGTATATAATGGAGTATACTTTTATTTAGTGCAGAAGAAAAAAAGATGAATATGTGTGCTTCTTTTTACTGGAAATATGTTGTTATGTATTTAAAATTTATGTTCAAAAGAACTCAATGAaaatataatatttttatttgatCACGATTGAAGTAAGAGTGTTCTCATTTGATTTTTATTATGGTTAGCTGAGCAAACAAGGGGAGAAGTTGACGACTTGTGAGCACTGTGGCACACAGCTGCTGTGCTCGCGGGATAAAAAAATCTGGACGAATAAACAAattagtcacaaaaataaaactggatgagaaataaatcagGACGGACAAATTAGCGACATAAACAAAAAATATGAATAACAAAAAAAGAAATAAatgacaaagacaaaaagtattaAAAAAACACCCACCGTGaggctcgaacccacgaccacaaggttaagagccttgtattttaccaactgagctagacaagttttctGTACAGAacggagctcggcgccaagatctatggcgccgagctcggaaccacgtcggcgccacgacCAACTTTTTTGCAAATTGGCCCTTTTCGGGTTTTTTCCCACAAATATGCCCCtggcagtttcatttcaaaaaatggacccttagctcggcgccgtcatcattggcgccgagcTTCTGTGTGCCGGCGCCAATACTATTGGCGCTTATACGTCAGAAGGCGGTGTGACCTGGATCTACgtggcacgtacctcggcgccatagatcttggcgccgaggtacgtgccacGTAGATCCAGGTCACACCGCCTTCTGACGTATaagcctaaaccctaaaccccggTCAACGAGGCctacctcggcgccaagatctatggcgccgaggtacgtgcctataaatagtaccCTACGTCTGCCTTGTTGTTGTGCTCATTCCAATTCTTCTAAACTAGAGATATCGTCTGATTTATAGGATGTCTAGGCGTGGTAAATATGCTAAATCAAGGTAAGTTTTGGATCCGCCTCTTATTTTGTGAGTCTATTATATTTCTGATTGTTATAGAGTTTATGGAAATTTAGGAAGGGTCCTTTGACCGGAACTGCCTTCGACCCGCTGCCTTTGCCAAGTGGTGTTCCAGTGCCTATGTgtttttgtggtgatccttgtaaggTCGATAAGTCTGAAGATCATGACACTTATCGACAGAGAtattggatgtgtgctaactttGCATTTGAGCCAACTATTGTTCAATGTCGGATGAATTTAATGGTGAGAATAGTCTTGTAATATGTTTACAATTTGTAATTGTTTTTTTGCGTAATAATAATTGCATATTTTGTAGACTCCTCCACCGCTATGTGATTTTGAGCAGTGGATTGACACAGAAATATCAGAGAAAGACAAGAAGTGGTTGGAGAATCTTCAAAAGTGGGATGCAGAGGATAAAGAGAGGATGGAAAAAAGACGAGAGGAGCTTGCTGCCGAGCAACAACGTGAAGACGAAGAGAAAATGAGGCGTGTTGCTGAATGCAGGGAAGATAAGGAGAAGAAGCTTGAGCGTGCACGTCGTGcaaaggaagcaatggaggagaaCCCTGATGCATTTCGCAAAGGCAAATGGCCTCGTTGTACTCAGTAGTATTGGTGTTTTATTTGAAGTTATGTAATAATGAACTTATTATTCGGTATTATGTATTGTCGAACAATGATATTTCGTAATGAATTACCTTCAAATTGATGAAAAATTACATAAATACATAATTGTCTACCATCGAATAGTACCGGCACGTGTCGCATGTCAATGAACTTGGCATTTCCATACGGATCTTGTTCCGCATTGCCTCCATGATACAAGCTCAAAAAATTGTCCATCTATTTGAAACACCAATTAAACATTCAATATAAACTGTGGATGGTTATTACCTAACCACAAACCACTAATTACTACCTAAATAAGTACAAATATAACCACCACCCACTAATATACTAACCACATTATAAAATACTCATATATAATAATTGCAAATTttgacagcacctcccctgcacggggaggataAAAAACATGCACATTTGACTCACATTCATAATattcaatcaaattagcatttatCACATTATAAAATACTCATATATAATAATTGCAAATTttgacagcacctcccctgcacggggaggataAAAAACATGCACATTTGACTCACATTCATAATattcaatcaaattagcatttatCACAATAACTAACATTCATCACATTCAAAAAACCACAAATTATAGCAAAACAATTTAACATAATTAACACAAAATGCTTACACAATAAACAAAAACCATATAAAATTTACCTAAACGGTCGGGGATGAACGTCGACGACGCGGGCGAGGAGCGAGCGCGACCGAGGAGCGCGCCCGGAACGGGACGACGGCCGTGCGGCGGCGGTGGGAGGCGTCCGGCCGTGTCGGGGCGGCGGCGCGGTCAGGGCTGGCGGGGCTGCCGGGGGGCGGGCGTGGCGTGTCCGGGCGGCGCCGGTCGGGGGAGGAGCGGCGCCGGGCGGGGCGGCGGGGGCGCTTGAGGGGCGGGGGCGTGTGTGGCGGGGCGTCGCCGGCCGGGGAGGAGCGGCGCAAGGCCGGGTGTGGGCGGGGCGTCGCCGGCCGGGGAGGAGCGGCGCCGGCCGGGTGCGGGCGGGGGGTCGCCGGCCGGGGAGGAGCGGCGCCGGGCGGGGACGGGCTTGGCGTCGCCGGCCGGTGGAGGAGCGGCGCCGGCCGGGGGcgggcggggcggcggcggccggtggtggagcgccgccggggagtagCGCGGGCCGGGGAAGGAGTAGCGCCGGCGCGGGGTCTTGGGGGCGGCGTGAGTTCAATTTTTTTTGCACAGAAGATTGACAGAGGTTGAATACAGGGGGTcgacgccaagatctatggcgccgaccccccGGACACGTGTTGCGCCGCCGACCcgggggtcggcgccatagatcttggcgccgaccccctgaCACGTCACTGCCAGCCAACCGCCACGTCTGATGTATAAGCGCCAATAGTATTGGCGCCGGCACACAGAAgctcggcgccaatgatgacggcgccgagctaagggtccattttttgaaatgaaactgccaGGGGCATATTTGTGGGAAAAAACCCGAAAAGGGCCAATTTGCAAAAAAGTTGGGcgccacgacgtccgtttgtgccaacgcagcacgtacctcggcgccatagcctatggcgccgagctgtgttacctcggcgccacaggctacggcgccgagtaaagggtccaaaaatgacattaaaattttatagggtccaaacgtgaatttttttccgaTGAAGGATCAAAATGCAAAAAAATCAGCCCGCCACTCAAGTACTCAACAGATAACGTCTTCGGCGAGTCCAGTTCACCGTCCCTCCCTGTCCTTGCCATGGCCATCCCCACCGCCCCCGCCCTCCTCTTCCCCTCCGTTCTCCCTAACTCATTCCCCCGCCGGACACCCTGGCGACACCTCGTCCGGCGGCAACCGCGTCACCTCCGCGCGGGCCGCCCGCGCCTGCAGGCGCCGGCGCCGGCTCCTCCCCCGGTGGCGGAGGTCGCGGCGGAGCGGGACGACACGCCTCCGCTCAGGCTGCTCGAGCCGCCGCAGGAGGACGACCCCTTCCCGCCCGAGGTCCTCACCCTCACGCTTTCCTCGCTCGCTTACAGACGCCGGTCTCACCGCCGAATTTAGAATCGCTCGATTGACGGTTATCGTCTACGTACGTCATCGCATTGTGTGTAGATGGAGCCCGCGGACCCTGATTTCTACCGGATAGGATATGCGCGGATGATGCGCGCCTATGGGATCGAGTTCCTCGAAGGCCCCGACGGGATGGGCGTCTACGCTTCCCGGGACGTGGAGCCACTTCGCAGAGCTAGAGTGAGACACTTCATTCAACAATTCTCCTCTTGTCCAAGTCCAACCACTAGCTACCGATCAATTTGAGGTTTAAATCTCTGTCTCATTGCAGCTGGACGTCCATCACCACACCAGTTAGTGTTTGGATGCAGCACCTGTGAATCTGTGATTGGGTGGGAAACTCACATGAGAATAACTGGTCAAGGACGTTGTTCGTGTGTAGTAACTGTTAGATTATATTTACACTATATTTAGTAGGTAGTATACATTACCACTGGAAGTCAATGGCTTATGTTAATTGCCTAATTGTTATTTGCTACATACTTGCTGTCACCAAAAAATATGGCATCTATAGTTATAACACATGTTTGCTCGCAGTCGCATTAAGCTCACGAAATGCCAGACCCATGTGTTGAATTCTTCATCTTGATGCATGCTATAGACCTGTAGTACGATGGTCTTGTTCAAAAGAATTATATGATATTCTTGGCATGCTGAAACTGTTTGTATAACATATTTGGTTCTTTTCGTTCGCAATGATGAGCAATGTTATTGAAAGATGTGCTGATGTTGCTTTCTTTTCCAGGTGATTATGGAGATTCCGTTGGAGCTGATGCTGACTATAACTCAAAAGAAACCTTGGATGTTTTTCCCTGACATTATTCCACTAGGCCATCCTATATTTGATGTTATCGAGTCAACAGATCCAGAGGTAGGTGGATCAAATCTTTTGTTGCAAAGAGAAAACTGATCTCTTAAAATTCCGTCACTAGTTTCTATTGAATGTTCAGCGAATTAGTTAATAGCTTTGTCACGCTAATCATTTTGTTAACCAGTTGTTGGTTCTCCTATATTTATTTTAGGATTCATTACATAACAGCCATCTAATTGACTTGTGTTGAAGTTGTATGGGTGCAATTTAGCATTCAATGTTCATATAGTACATTTGAGTTTCCATACAGCTAGGATCTGTGTAATTGAGAATTTGAGACTGCAGAGCAATTTATGTGCACATTCCATCCATATGGTTGAAGTTATCGACCCATAAGCTCACAGTTGCATTAGAGAGGAGTGATACCACTTTCAAAAACTCAATCATCTGTCTTTTCTTCAACAAATATTAAAGCGCCAATAAATGATCTATGCTGGAAGCTGATGTAATTTGTATTACTCTTGCAGACAGATTGGGATCTAAGATTAGCATGTCTTCTTCTATATGCATTTGATATAGAAGACAACTTTTGGCAGTTATATTCTGATTTTTTGCCAAGTGTTGATGAATGCACTAGTTTGCTGCTGGCACCAAAGGTATCAAAAAGCTAACGGAAAGTATATACCTCTGCTGTGTCCTTTTCTTAGGAACCTCCTTATACTTGATTCTGCTGTTTGAATGAATTCATATGCCTGCCTTTCTAGGAAGATCTAATGGAACTAGAAGATGAAGATCTTGCTTCACAAATGTTAAAACACCAGGAACGAGCAATTGACTTTTGGCAAAAGCATTGGGTATACTTCTTCATTATGTTACTagcttaccttccttgaactcctCTAACTAGCTTGATGGGTAATATCCAGGACAAACCAATTCCTCTAAAGCTGAAACGCCTTGCACGTGACCATGAGAGATTTCTCTGGGCACTGAGTATAGTACAGTCTCGTTCTGTCAACTTGaagttgagaatgggagccttcaTCCAAGATGCAAATGTGCTAGCTCCTTATGCTGGtacttcttttctttttttggttTTCGTGATTGctgctccccctccccctctccgttGCGTTATGCATAGGCACCTAAGTGAACAACAGGATGCTAGCGTTATGAGCCTGTAATAATAGTCACAAAAATATGGTTAGCTATGCATTTCAACTGGACTTCTACTCTACTCTGTTTTGTAGTTTTATATGCCGATCTGCTTGTTCATTTACTGTTACACAGATACAACATTCTACCATTTGACTTAGTTTGAGTCTTTGAGATGTGAAGGACAGGCTtggtgcagtggtgagagctgtctcactgaGTCACTAGGTTGCGGGTTCAAAACAGCATCTCCGCATTTGTAGGGGCAAGGCTTGCTTTGGTTTATCCCTTTCCCAGACCCCACTCATATGGGAGCCTCTAGCATCGTGTCTGCTCAACTTAGTTTGAGACGCAAGATTAAACTAATCCTAGATAATCTATATAACAGGAACAATGCCTGTGCATCGTCGAACTGTTGAGATAAAAACCATAAATATATCTGTCATATTTAACACAAGATATTTCTCCCATTCATGCATTATAGGCAGCTATCTGCCTTCAAATTATTGTTCAGACTGCTAGTGTAGTCCCCAATTATCTGCTTAGGAGTGCTTTATCTAAGTCATGATTTGTCTTTTATCCCCAGATATGTTGAACCACTCACCCAATGCTAATTGCTTCCTGCATTGGCGTTTTAAAGACCGTATGCTTGAAGTTATGATTAAGgctggacaagctatcaagaaagGAGACGAGGTATTGTCTAGGATGTATGCTCATCTTAATTTTTCCCTGAGCAACGGATTAATTGGTTTGTGTTGCTAGTGAAGTTAAATGTCTCTGTTTAATTACATGGATTTATCACCATAATAAATGATGCATGTGCGCCTTGGTTGCAGTCCTCACTTTTGTTAACATCAGGCTTAAATACCTGTTAAAAAATAATGGATAGTAAAAAAACTCTGAAAAGCGCATTCATTAAAATTATGCGTAAATGCTAGTAGATCCTTTAGCAAACTTTGTTTCTATTATTGTGCATAATTATATTTAGACCATTCTATTTCTCCAGTCCCATACATGTTGGAAAGTTCTCTATCCCATGTACCAATAGAAATACCGCTGCACAACCTTCTACCAGTCTCAGCTAAAATTGCTATCCTCACAAAGTCTATTCTTCCAAAATTTTAAGCCAATTTTTTTAATGTCACTATTTGACCCATGCACTCATGTACAGATGACGATAGATTATATGAGTGGCGTCAACAGCAAATTTATGGAAAGATATGGGTTCTCATCACCAACGGTATGACCACACACTTGTATCTTGTTGATGCTTACTTTATGGATAATGGTGTACAAAAAGTTTTTTTTACTTTTGTCATTTCTTTGATATCGGAAAACTGACAGTTAGAATTGTATCTGTGAAATTAAGGTCCTGCTTCTAGGAGACTAGTCTAGTTTTGAACTATTCTGTGCTGTTCTTATAGGCACCACAATGCAGTGCCTGTTGAAAAATTACAACGACATACCATTTTTAGACTGACATCTTATGTTGCTTGTGTGCGAAACCAATTCTGCAGAATCCTTGGGAGCTCATAAATTTCTCGAGTCCTGCAACAATTCACATGGATTCCTTCTTATCGGTCTTCAATATCGCTGGCTTGCATGATGAGCTGTACCACAATTGTATGAACCACTGCACGATACTTCCTTATTGGTCGTTATTTGTTTGTTTAGTCCATAACGTTGTTTTTGACCACCCTGCTTGTATTTTCTTTCAGCTGCATTGACCTCAGTAGTAGAAACCGACTTTGTGGACGGAGCAGTCGTAGCAGCAGCCAGAGCATTGCCGACATGGTCAGATGGTGATGTTCCTGCAATTCCTAGTGTGGAGAGAAAATCTGCTCAGGCACTGCAAGAGGAGTGCCGCCAAATGTTGGATTCATTCCCAACTACCATCGAACAAGACCAGCAGATCCTAGGTAACATACTGCATTTCATGGTTCTCCATAGGACTCTGTGTTTCGTAGTTGCGCCCTGAACTGAAACAGATTTTGACTCGTGTTCCAGATTCCGATGCGCATATCAGCAAAACCCGAGAAATTGCGATCAAGTAGGTGAACTACCTATTTGTTATGATGGGCTAGTGATTGATTTGTGTGTATATATGTTTTTACTCTGGGACTGCTTGTGGATAATTTTTTGAAAGTAGGTTGTTGAGTTACCTTCTTTCATTCTATGCGCAGGTATCGTCTGCACCGGAAGATGCTCCTACAGAAAATCATGGACGCACTGGACATATATCAGGATAGAATTCTGTTCTAGCTGTAGAGGCGGCGCTACCTGTGCTCATTTAGAGCACAGAACGAGTGCCCAGTTCTACTGCTAGTAAACCTGGGGCCATTGTAGAAAGGGGATTTTGTAGGGCAGCCTTTCAGTTCATAGCGTCTGTAGGTTAACAGCAGAGGATCCCAGAAGGAAATCAACATTAGGATAGGCTGGTTGCCAGGAAATATAGCTGCTGTAAGTTCAAGTCAGCAAGCTGCCATGTAACTTGTTTGCACAGGGCGGCAATCTGTCATAGCCACCTGCATATCTCTCAGGCTCAGCTTCACAACAACTTGCACTGCTGAAAGAAATGGCCTGTGGGCTGTGTCCTGTCACCTGTGTGTGTGAAATACTATCCATATGATTGGTTGGCCGCATCGCTTTGTCCTGAACCACTGTATGCATTGATTTTAGCTGAGCGCATGTTTGGATGCCTGCACGTCGAAGGCGTGGGCTGCACGAGCCGATGTAAAACAAGCCATTTGAAGGCTAATTAGCCTGCATCCGCTCGTACCACTAAAACGCCTGTATGCgatcagccaggctcgggcgagcgTGAAGCCACAGACACAGGGAACCAATCAGCCGGTATGTGAACGTGACACTGGCCGCGGTCGGCAATCGGCCCTAGTGGTGCTCCTGAGGCGGAGGCGCCACCGGTCCGTCCGTCCACCGGCAGGCGGGAGTACATGCCATTACCAATAATGCCACGCGCACACACACGCTAAATTGTCGGCCCGTGAGCAACGGGAGGAGGACTGGATGGACATCATCTCTGCTTCCCAGCTGAGCAAGAGTCTAGGAGTTCTCCCTCCTCCACTACTGCCCAACTGTTTGTTgtttgttctttattatcactgtcGGCAACAAGTTTTCAAAGGAGGGAGATGATGAGAGACAGGTGGAACCTGGCTAGCCTTGCCTTGCCATGAGTGCAGAGCATCTACACTAATCGCTAGCACTGGGTAGGGGGTGATCTGAACATGCCAGCCAGTACTGCTCTGCTTGCATGTGGCCATTGCATTTGGGACTGGAACGTGGACAACCCTGTCCCGTGAACATGGACGCAGCGGCGGCGAATCGCCCGGGTCCCTGTCTGCATGACTGCATTGGACCAGAGAATACATGCCATGTGCATATGCTCCTATGTAAGAGTACTGTACCAAGTTCTGCTCCTGTCCAAGTCCAAGCCAAGCAATCAGCAGCACCAACCAACCAACCAACTTGCCATTCACATTCAGGCAAAAAAGCAGCAGCTTTCACGAGAGGGCCGGAGGGCTCAGCTCAGGTGGACAGACCGGGGACCCAACAACCACAAGCTCAAAAGCCCTGTCCTCCTGCCACTCCAAACCTCACTGGGAACAGTGACAAGTGCTGGGTGTTCCTACAGGCAGCGTCGGCGAATCGCAGTCGCAAGCAGCACACACGGCACAGCACACACTCACTCCATGCTTCTTCATCCCCACCACCAACACATGGCCGGCCTCAGGCCTCCGATGCCACATGCAGACATGCATCATGCTCAGCTACAGGCTCCCAGTACAGGTGACAGCAGTATCCGGAACCGAAGCTTATTTGCAAGTATGGAAAACCAACAAGATCTGAGTCGGAAAATCGGAAAAGAACTGAGATATATCTTTTTATTCATAGAAACAAATGTCAGCATGAACTATATGTATAGTAGTATCAGCGCCACAGACCACCGGAAAGGCCTATCATatactattatatatatatatatatactaggtaggtgcccgtgcgatgccacggaacataaattgcgaacctccaatggacttcatttgagacaagtGATGCCCAAAAAAATGGGGGTAAATTGACACAGCTATCActtgcattacttgccctatgcgcGGAAGAATCTGACACAGCTATCACCCATGAAGATTTTCGGTTAACTTGTGGAACCggacttcatttgagacaagaCAACAATACCAGTGTTGAGCTTGCCACTCGGCCATGGCACACGCGAGAACACGGGATGATCAAGTAAGAACTGAACAGAATGCACTAATACAAAAGGCTGGCTTGCGTTCGCTTCCTTGCTCCACAGGAAGCATAGCTGATATACAAATCGAGAAGCAATTTATGTTctgtggcatcgcacgggcacctacTTAGTCAACACTTAAGTTCACTGtttttttaaaaataataaaGTTCACCAATCAGATTGGTGGGATTTAGAATTGCGGGATTGAATACAGACATTAAGTTCTTTCAGCGCAGCAGGAACTCCCTGAATCCAAGCATGTATACCAATTCTTGGCCCTCCGCACAAGAATCTGCAAGAGGTCCCCAAGAGGTTAggttttatatatcacaagaggTGCAAGTTAGATCTAGGGCACATCAAGAGGTGCAGGTTAGATTCCA of Zea mays cultivar B73 chromosome 8, Zm-B73-REFERENCE-NAM-5.0, whole genome shotgun sequence contains these proteins:
- the LOC100279779 gene encoding Protein PLASTID TRANSCRIPTIONALLY ACTIVE 14-like produces the protein MAIPTAPALLFPSVLPNSFPRRTPWRHLVRRQPRHLRAGRPRLQAPAPAPPPVAEVAAERDDTPPLRLLEPPQEDDPFPPEMEPADPDFYRIGYARMMRAYGIEFLEGPDGMGVYASRDVEPLRRARVIMEIPLELMLTITQKKPWMFFPDIIPLGHPIFDVIESTDPETDWDLRLACLLLYAFDIEDNFWQLYSDFLPSVDECTSLLLAPKEDLMELEDEDLASQMLKHQERAIDFWQKHWDKPIPLKLKRLARDHERFLWALSIVQSRSVNLKLRMGAFIQDANVLAPYADMLNHSPNANCFLHWRFKDRMLEVMIKAGQAIKKGDEMTIDYMSGVNSKFMERYGFSSPTNPWELINFSSPATIHMDSFLSVFNIAGLHDELYHNSALTSVVETDFVDGAVVAAARALPTWSDGDVPAIPSVERKSAQALQEECRQMLDSFPTTIEQDQQILDSDAHISKTREIAIKYRLHRKMLLQKIMDALDIYQDRILF